Within Dictyostelium discoideum AX4 chromosome 4 chromosome, whole genome shotgun sequence, the genomic segment taattattattaattttattaaaaattaaatattaattttttttatttttattttttattttattatttaatagaaAGGTATTTTACAAAGTGATGTTACAACAAATGCATTAGAAATATTTACAAAGAGAAAAATGTCACAAggtgtattatttttagaagaGGATGGATCATTATGTAGAATTTTTTATAAGATTCAGGATTTAATAACTGATACGATCTATTGTAATCAAGATGATACGGTTATGTTACAAAAGTTACCAAATAATGAAGGTATTAGATTTAGATTTAGAGGTAGTTTCAATAGAGAACAAGTTCAACAAGCAATGTTAGCATTTTCACAACCATCTGATCCTCAAACTTGGAAGAGAACTATCATTCTTAGggaacaacaacatcattcCTCTCAATCATTCACTGGTGATAGTGTTGCGAGTAGATTCCTTAATAAACTATCAAGTAAGACAAAAGAGGATGAAGAAAGTAATGATTTGAAAACAAAGAGAGAAAATacagttttaaaattaaaaaatcgtATGAAAATCGATTGGGATTGGAAATATACCTCTACCTCTGTACCAATTGATCAAGAACCACCAActtttattgataatatgGTAAATCGTGTTCGTGAAAAAATTTCtggttcaaataataaattatcagatttattatcatctgcAAAgaaacaaccacaacaacaaccacaaaagGATGTtacttcttcttcttcctcctcCTCAAATTCATCAAGTCCATATTTAGATAGTGTTGATAAATTAGTAATTACAACAAATGATAGTAGTTCTTCAAATCCATTACCAGATTTTGATAAactttcattatcatcagatgataaagttaataataataatgtacaaattgaaaatactACACCATCAGTTCCACCACCTCCACCTGTTGGTGCTCCACCCCCACCACCCCCACCtccacctccaccaccaccacctccaccatcaacattaaaattaaatcgtAATCGTATAAGTACACCAAAGAAACcaaataatagtggtggtggtggtggtggtggacaATTAACACCATTACAAAAGAAAATGAGACAACTTCATTGGAATGCAATTCCAagagagaaattaaaagaaacaTTTTGGGATAATTTATCACCAGTTAAaggtaatgataatgatcaAACTTTAGTTGAATCTTGGttttcattatcaccaatggcaaaagaaaaaatgagtaaagaaaatttaaataatagtaataataataataataacaatagtaataataatggtgaggAACAATCACTTTCTGATAGTGGTAATACAATagtaatttcaaaaattataattttagatttaagaagatcaaataatatttgtattttattatcacaatttaaattatcatatgGTGCAATTAAAGAGGCAATTTTATGTTTTGAAGATGGTAAATTATCAGTTGAACAATTGATTGCATTGGATGCAATGTTACCAATCTCTGAAGAGGAATATCAATCACTTTCAAGTGCAAACTATCAATCGATTGAACAACTCGGAAATGCAGAGAGATTCCTCATTGAGATGATGTCCATTCAACACTTACAACAAAGAGTTCAAACTTATCTTTTCAAATTAGAGGTTTGCTCATTACTcgattcaattgaaatcaataataatcaattatcaaaAGCAATTGAACAGTTGAGAAATAGTCGTAAATTcattaaagttttaaaagttattttCCATATTGGTAGTATTTTAAATCGTGGTacttatttaaattcaacaaaagGTTTCAAATTGGATTCTCTCTCGAAATTGTCTGAAACTAAATCAAAAGATCAAAAACATACCGTTGTTGATTTCATTGAAATTTACATTCGTGAGAATCAACCTgaacttttaaatttctattcCGAATTGGATTTATTAGATAAAATACCTCAATCATCATTAGAGAATATTTTAGAggaatcaaatgaaattgaaaataaatttaaacaagTTGATCAAGaaattcaatatcatcaacaacttttaacaaatgataataataatactttatcatcatcatcatcatcatcatatgaTCAATCTAAAGATACTTATCTTAAAGTTATGTCACCATTTTATGATACTTTTAATACTCGTTTCATTACTATTAAACAATCAACTCAACAAACTCTTAAACAATTCCAAGAATGTTGTATTTACTTTGGTGAAGATCCCCAAAATATCACCTCAAAAgatttcttttcaaatattgttaaattttCTATCGCTTTTaaaagtagtagtaataatgccaaaaaatctttaaatttatcaactttaaattctaaataataataataatagaaaaaaaaaaaaaataataataaatatataattgaaaatcttCATTGATTTccaatgatttaataaatctatagtttaaaattttattgtttgttttcttcattaattttattattatcattattattattattattattattattattattattgttgtcatcattattattattattatttttcatttcacTGATTACTTTTGAATATTCCTCTTCAGAGAATTTTGTTGGTTTTGTAAAGagtttttcaaaatcaaaattatttatatttatagtttcattttctttattgttgttgattgtaCTAAAAAGTGAATCTAAATCTTCAATTGAAACAGATGatttattttggtttttcattttttgttcTTGTTTTGTTTGTGCTTCTtctaaaaacattttaattgGATTGACTCCACTATCGttgccattattattattcttattattattattattattattattattgaatgtatcaatttcaatatctttaaggtgtttcttttttatataacCATCTTCATCGATAACAactgaatttaataatgtttcAACAGCTTTCATTTGGTTTATTCTATTGGCTTTTCTTCTTTGAATTAAGTAATCTAATTCAAGCTTTCTATCAATCATTTTAGCTTGTGCATAATTAAaatctaataaataattataccTTTCCAACGAGACCAATGTTTGtcttttaaattcatcactTCTTTCTCTAAATTGTCTATCTTGTTCTTTCATAACTTCACTAAccgaaaatgatttaaagaaattgtttttaaaaaattttaaaaatccaatttgatgttttaaaaatgtttggaaatttttttgtaaacctgtcattttattatttattgctaatatttatttattttattttattttattttattttttttgtttaactgcgtattttgaaataaaaaattgataagaaaaacaaaattgaaaaaaaaaagttaaaaaaagttgaaaaaaaaaaaaatttgacaaaaaaaaaaaaaaaaaatagatattacTGTCAATAAAACAAATGGTAATCATAAGCAAAGATTAAAAATATGTGATTGTTGTAACTATCTTAAACCTCAGTTataatataaagaaaaatcaTATCAATGGTTTTCtcaatttacatttttttattttttttttattttttttataataaaaaaatttgacaaaaaaaaaaaaaaaaaaaaatctggtGCTtgtgttaaaaataaaaaaaaaaaaattaaaaataaaataaaaaaaaatagaaacaTACAATTcttatgattttaaaaaaaaagatgttatttttatatcataaacgatttttttttttttatctttgaTGTGGTTATATTGGCACATAAACAAAAATACCACCTGtgaactttaaaaaataaaataaaaatgaaatagaaattttttttttttaacccttTTTGCTATAATCTCACAGGATTGAATGCGATTATTGAGTTTGAATTTGTGTTTTTGTGATTACATTGCACAAgctgtttatttatttttttatttttctttttaaaaaaaaaaaaatattaatattttattttattttattttattttctatttgtGTTATCACCAATATGAAACaccccaatttttttttttttttttcaaattaaaaagaacCACACAttcatcaccattaccacAAATTTCCAGATTTCAatgattcttttaaatagttttttttttttttttgtaaaataatcAATGCTCACTAAaaacatatttaaaaaagatattttcaggaaaaaaaaaaaaaaaaataatgaaattaacaaaaaaaaaaggtttaataattattttcagcatctaaaaattaaaaataacttttttttttataaaaaaaaaaaaaaaaaaaaaaaaaaaaaaatagaagggattttatttgtatttttaaaactataagAAACCAATCACAAAAAAACCTTATCAGGGGGTAAGaaaaaattccaaataatatattattttttattttattttttatttatttttttaattttaaaattaattttttttttttttttttttttttttttttttttttttttttttttttaagggaaaaaaaggtattttatgatttagttaaaaaaaaaaaaaaaaaaaaaaattaaaatcaaactaacaaaaataaataaaataataatagaagaaattaaataaaaaaaaaaaataataaaaaaaataaaaaaaaataataaaaatagtaaaatgATTTCCtcatcaccaacatcaacatgCACATATGTAAACGAAAAGggtatgaaattaaatttattttacaatttaaatttcaattatttttaaaatcaattattttaacgctcttaaatttagaaaatacaatattatcattatataaTTCAGATAAAAAACAAGAGAATGAGCTTTTTCAAAATCCAATTACATCTCCTTTtaaagtttatttaaataataaaggttTATTTGGAACTGGAAATTCAATTTGTATTGGATCTAacttttatataatttctGCTGCTGGACAAcaagttttattaaataatagtttaaataaaaatattgattccaatataaatttaaatgatcatttaaaaataaataataatacaaagagtataaatagtaataaaattaataaaattaatgataatgataataataataatacaaacaatgataattttgaaggattaaataatttaaataaggAAATGTTAATATCAGTTGGATCATCTTGCGAAcaaattaaagttttaaaattatttgtaattgaatCAGTAAATATTGCAGTTTCCTACTCAATACATAATGTACCATTTGTTACAAACTTTATAAACGAAATTGGAAAAGTTAGAATCAAACAAATTGAAAGTACTTCCTATTTATATAAAGAAGGTGAAAAAATTAGAAAGAATGGCGTTGGTACCGGTTTCACTCAAGGtataatcattaaaaatttatcacATCTCTTCATTTCTAAACCAGATTTTGCAAATAATGGTGATTGTGGTTCTTTAGTTGTAAATGATGACGGTTTTGTTTTAGGTGtaattttatcaacaaaTCAAAACCATACAATAATAGCAAAGTTAGAATTATTCagctttttatttaaataaatttatttcaaaaaatattagaaatGGAAATGGAAATGGAAATGGAAATGGAAATGGAAATGGAAatggaaatgaaaaaaaaaaaaaaaaaaaaaaaaaaaaaaaaaaaataaataaataaataaaaataaagtgtaaataatattattttaaatttattattgtatttattattatatttataataataataataataataatagtaataaataatgataataatactacaacTACTGCTATTactatataatattttatactctcgccatttttttaatatttatttttaataattaattattttaagttTTGGTTTTAacatttccaaatttttatACATTTATCAGTACTACCTGAGAAAAGAAATTCTTTTGAAGATGTTAAACATGAGATTGAAGATTCATGACCTAATAATAGTGAATTTGAAGAGAGAAGAGGATCCCAACCTTTTATATTTGAGTCCTTTCCACCAGAGAATATCATTCCATTATGAATACATAAACAATTTACCCAATCATTATGTGCATTGTTTAAAAGTCTattttgttgatattgattaAGTAATGAAAATGTACTATTATCCAATGAAGATGAAAGTGATGATGTAGTACTACTTGGAGCAGATGAtgatttgttattattactactattattattattgttattattattgataatgttattattattatttataattaaattactatttgaaggagtatttgataaaattggtaCAGTTTGCTGAGCCAATTGTGttgttattaaattattactattattttcaccattattattaattaaattattaattgaagaaaCATCCCATCTTTTTATAGTTCTATCTCTTGAACCACTATAGATAACATCATCCAAGACAGCTATTGAAGTTACACCATCATGATGAGGTGGTTGTAATTTTTGAGCTAAAACAAAACTATCACGATGGAATAAATTGATGGTATGATCTCTACTACCGGTCACTAGATATTTGGAAGTTACAGACATTGAAAAGATGGTACCAGTATGATGAGGAGTGGTGGTTAATGGTGTTTTCAAAGGTTTTTGCATGTGTCTAATATCCCAAACTTTAAAAGTACCATTTTCAAGGCCACTTACAACATAATTGCCATATGTAACCAAACAATTTACATCACTTGGTGTTTTGAATATACAAAGATTGGTATTACCAGGTGAACGAATATCCCAAACTTTAACGGTTCTTTCAGCGCCACCACTAAACATACAACCACTTGAACCATTGATACATAATGATCTAACGGGTCCAGGACTACTTAAATCCAACATATTATCACCAGTATGTAAATCCCATAGTTTAATGTTTTTATCAGATCCACCACTATACAATGTTGATGGATTTTGTTCATCCAATACCAATGTCAATAAACCACCATCATGACCATTGAATGTCCAATTACAACGCATAAAATTCTCATCTTCTCTATTCATATTTCTCTTTATTGCCATTAAATAATCATCTGTATTCAATTTATCTCTATATTTCTTTAATCTTGAATCTGGTCTTGGTTGTGATGCTAGTCTTGTAAaaacatcattattattactattattattattattaccgtTATTTGCTAATGCAGTTGCTAAACCACTTtctaatgataatgaaagtgGTGATGATTGAAGTGATGTAGTTTTTCTGTGTGGACGTGTTGGTGAACTTGGTGGttttttaatagtaatattattattactatttatatttataacactaaaaccattatttgatgaatcATTACCAAGAATATCAACAtctaataaatctttatcaaAAACTGAATGATCTAATTTATCATCAGATATTAAAAGTAAAGgtgaagaattattattattattattattattggtattgttTAATGGAGCAAATGATTTTGGAActtgttgtttatttgttgttgttgtcgttgttgttgttgttgttgttgttgctgctgcaGATGTTAAGAATGATGATGCTGATAATGGTTGTGGTGTTGGtggattaaaataattaataccACTCATTGGAGGGTAACCATtcaatagtttatttttttctctcttttctttatctaatttaatttcatctaaTAATTGGTCCAACTTCATACCCAAGCTACTTGTGCTTGGTGAAGTATACTCTTCTGCTAATTCTTGACTTGatgataattgttgttgtgatggtAGTATTGGTTGTGATTTTGctatatttacattattattattattattaatattatttttattattactttcacTTATTGCCAATTTAATACCCTCTAATAAATCTGATGTACTACTTCTTTGTTCTAATACTTGTTCAgaatttgattgtttttgttgtttttcttgttgttgttgttgtgattgaagtggttgtggtggttgaatataaaaatgttgtgatttttgatgttgttgttgagattgtaaagttggtggtgttggaacattaataaatttaatttgttgattCTTTCTATTGATTTCAGCATATTCTATACAAAGTTCAATTGaagattgaattaattttggtaatttatcGAAACTAGTATTTGATACCATTCTAAGTATTTCAGGTGAATCTAAACAATCGTTTGAAATGATTGTTAAATCTTTTTGActctttaatattttttcattttgtaatttaatatttgtttcCAAGAATTGTGATTGTTCATTGTATTCTGATTTCGAGAGTTTTGATGGTACACTTGTGAATGCTTTCTTTAAATCATTAGCTTGTCTTACAAAGATTTCTTTATTCTTAAATTCCCTTTGTAAAAGTTCTGTCAATTCATTCTTTTCtaaattcttttgaatttgatgaattaaCCATTCTCTCCAATATGGTACatttattgattttctaTGTAATAATTTTCTATTTAATTGTTCTGTTGTTGGTGTAGATGTAGATGTAGAAGTGgttgtattatttgttgcTGATGTTGAAGTAGTGCTAGTATTAGtagatgatgacgatgatgatgatgatgatgaatttgcaGAAGATGCAGAAGATGCAGTTGAACCATTTGATGACTTtacactaccactactattattattattattatttgatggtaTAGATTTACTATTAATTGGTTGAATTACTCTTTGTTTATGAACttctatttcttttaatttctttttataagATTCAGATTCATCAGTTTTCTTTTGTAATAATAGATCTTTCTTTTTAGATTGATTTTTAAGTTGATCAATGATTACTTCAGTTTTTCTAGCTTCACGTTTAAGTGCATCCAATTCTTTAGCTTGAGTTTGTTTTGCATCATCTCGTTTCTTTAATTCATCTCTCATCTTTTTCAAAAGATCAGATTTTTGTCTCTTTGTATCTTTAATGTCTTGTTGAAGTGAATCGATTTTCTCTTCACTCTTTCTCTTTAAATCCAATAAACGttgataatcttttttatttgaacctGCATGTTGATccaattgttgttttaattcattcaatttcttttcatAATGTTGAGTTAATCTTAATTTCTCATCTTCATAGTATtgatctttatctttattatctttatctttatcctTATCCTTATCCAATTCTTTTAAGGCTTGATCTTTTTCAACTGTTACTTCTTCCAATTGTGATTGTAATTCCTTAACTTTTTGATCAAATTGTTCTTTcatttgttgatattgttgtttaGTTTTACttattaattctaattcctcttctttttctgaaatatattgatttaaatctgATAGTTCTTCactatcattttcaaataattcaataccttcacttgaattattattattattattattattattgattgattCAAGTTTACCACCtggtaataaattatcttcagccattggtaataatgaatttgaatttataataacatttgatgatgaaatttgaGTTGAAACAGCTGCCATCATTGGTGTAATTGGCGAAATGGTTGGTTGATTCAATACTGAATTAAATTGTTCgaataattcattaaaataagTTTGATCCTTATTTGGTgagaaattatttataaaattttgtgAAATCTCCTCCAATTGTCTACTTCTATTGGCTAATGCTTTATATTTACTTGTTATcttatttgaaatatcttGAAGCATATTATTCTCAAATTCCAATTGTGATACTTTCATACCTAAATCAAATATCTCCTTTTCTTTCTCTTTACTTAAATTTGTAACTATTACTgatgttggtgatggtgttgctgtattattagtaattgatggtgttgttgtcaatgatgatgatgatgatgacgacgatgatgacgatgatgatgatgaaatattTCTAGAATTATTCATTTTCACAATTGAAGATTTACTACTATTTGTTGGTGgtaatgaagaagatgatggtgTTCTACTAAATCCACTATTATTTCCAccaacatttaatttattattattactattattattattattactactactattattattattattatttgttaaagtTGGTGTTGATAAAGGTGGAGCAGGTGGTATTGAAACCGTTGGTATTGAAgctaaaattgaatttatatcGCCAATATCCCTACATGTACActtttctaataattcttttaatgttTGAATTTGTGTTTTATATGTAAGAATTTGTTGTGTAACTGGATCTATATTTACAACTGGTTTATTCATAATATTTCTAGCTCTATATGCATATTTTAATgtctaaataaataaaaaaagattggtTAATACACACCTAAttgtatataaataatatttgctgtttggtttatttacatttaaagTTTCTTCAAAATTTGAATCGGCAGGACTAACACATGCAATCATTAAAGTTTTTGAGTTACCACCTAATGATGATTGGAGCATACGTGTTAATTTTGAATCTCTATATGGGATATGTTTTGGTTTAGTTGTTGCTCTTCTAGTATCACCTAATGCACTAATAACATTACCCAATGCTAATAAACCACCATTGATATTGATACCCTCTTTTAAACGTTGTCCTTCAGCTTTTGTTTTCTTTACTCTTTCACTACCTGCTAAATCTACAAAATGAAACATTGATCTAATCGATGGGTTTCTTTCATCCATTGACATTAtatcatcatcctcatctTCCTCGTCAtcctcttcatcttcatcaatcATAATTGATGAATCGTCATCTTTATTAGGTGATAAAGAATCTGGTGACgatgatttctttttctttttacc encodes:
- the forI gene encoding hypothetical protein (formin homology domain-containing protein), yielding MHDIDVAIQINMLFLPPTNELIRVDSNSKQLNQPQQQQQQQQQQINNENENSINNQENKENNNKDNNNNNNKEIKQSSEWGSKFSSLFSNMTKKKKSNFDLEMDAIKDAFLLNKPINNEEGLLIYSLDKSKKYIHSLSELDIGYVYLTEKETPIIRQNEDEVILANKVIIQANTMKRFSIKGILQSDVTTNALEIFTKRKMSQGVLFLEEDGSLCRIFYKIQDLITDTIYCNQDDTVMLQKLPNNEGIRFRFRGSFNREQVQQAMLAFSQPSDPQTWKRTIILREQQHHSSQSFTGDSVASRFLNKLSSKTKEDEESNDLKTKRENTVLKLKNRMKIDWDWKYTSTSVPIDQEPPTFIDNMVNRVREKISGSNNKLSDLLSSAKKQPQQQPQKDVTSSSSSSSNSSSPYLDSVDKLVITTNDSSSSNPLPDFDKLSLSSDDKVNNNNVQIENTTPSVPPPPPVGAPPPPPPPPPPPPPPPPSTLKLNRNRISTPKKPNNSGGGGGGGQLTPLQKKMRQLHWNAIPREKLKETFWDNLSPVKGNDNDQTLVESWFSLSPMAKEKMSKENLNNSNNNNNNNSNNNGEEQSLSDSGNTIVISKIIILDLRRSNNICILLSQFKLSYGAIKEAILCFEDGKLSVEQLIALDAMLPISEEEYQSLSSANYQSIEQLGNAERFLIEMMSIQHLQQRVQTYLFKLEVCSLLDSIEINNNQLSKAIEQLRNSRKFIKVLKVIFHIGSILNRGTYLNSTKGFKLDSLSKLSETKSKDQKHTVVDFIEIYIRENQPELLNFYSELDLLDKIPQSSLENILEESNEIENKFKQVDQEIQYHQQLLTNDNNNTLSSSSSSSYDQSKDTYLKVMSPFYDTFNTRFITIKQSTQQTLKQFQECCIYFGEDPQNITSKDFFSNIVKFSIAFKSSSNNAKKSLNLSTLNSK
- the kif8 gene encoding WD40 repeat-containing protein; the protein is MSSPILNTDDNNCVRVALRVRPLSKKEEAERSMEVVKYVDGEPQVIMGDNNQTFTFDYVFNGKSRQQEIFDDCVANLVDCLFEGYNSTILAYGQTGSGKTFTMGTTSTIGIPTEELGVIPRVIDFIYDKIDRKKDTHQLVLKVSFLELYNEEIRDMLNPYPTAGGLPIREKSNGEVYIPGLVEQIVRSRQQMEEALIRGSQSRTTGSTLMNSHSSRSHAIFSIIVEQTPINSPVTSSSTSSTSTSSSSDDKKQSKGKKKKKSSSPDSLSPNKDDDSSIMIDEDEEDDEEDEDDDIMSMDERNPSIRSMFHFVDLAGSERVKKTKAEGQRLKEGININGGLLALGNVISALGDTRRATTKPKHIPYRDSKLTRMLQSSLGGNSKTLMIACVSPADSNFEETLNTLKYAYRARNIMNKPVVNIDPVTQQILTYKTQIQTLKELLEKCTCRDIGDINSILASIPTVSIPPAPPLSTPTLTNNNNNNSSSNNNNNSNNNKLNVGGNNSGFSRTPSSSSLPPTNSSKSSIVKMNNSRNISSSSSSSSSSSSSSSLTTTPSITNNTATPSPTSVIVTNLSKEKEKEIFDLGMKVSQLEFENNMLQDISNKITSKYKALANRSRQLEEISQNFINNFSPNKDQTYFNELFEQFNSVLNQPTISPITPMMAAVSTQISSSNVIINSNSLLPMAEDNLLPGGKLESINNNNNNNNNSSEGIELFENDSEELSDLNQYISEKEEELELISKTKQQYQQMKEQFDQKVKELQSQLEEVTVEKDQALKELDKDKDKDKDNKDKDQYYEDEKLRLTQHYEKKLNELKQQLDQHAGSNKKDYQRLLDLKRKSEEKIDSLQQDIKDTKRQKSDLLKKMRDELKKRDDAKQTQAKELDALKREARKTEVIIDQLKNQSKKKDLLLQKKTDESESYKKKLKEIEVHKQRVIQPINSKSIPSNNNNNNSSGSVKSSNGSTASSASSANSSSSSSSSSSTNTSTTSTSATNNTTTSTSTSTPTTEQLNRKLLHRKSINVPYWREWLIHQIQKNLEKNELTELLQREFKNKEIFVRQANDLKKAFTSVPSKLSKSEYNEQSQFLETNIKLQNEKILKSQKDLTIISNDCLDSPEILRMVSNTSFDKLPKLIQSSIELCIEYAEINRKNQQIKFINVPTPPTLQSQQQHQKSQHFYIQPPQPLQSQQQQQEKQQKQSNSEQVLEQRSSTSDLLEGIKLAISESNNKNNINNNNNNVNIAKSQPILPSQQQLSSSQELAEEYTSPSTSSLGMKLDQLLDEIKLDKEKREKNKLLNGYPPMSGINYFNPPTPQPLSASSFLTSAAATTTTTTTTTTTTNKQQVPKSFAPLNNTNNNNNNNNSSPLLLISDDKLDHSVFDKDLLDVDILGNDSSNNGFSVININSNNNITIKKPPSSPTRPHRKTTSLQSSPLSLSLESGLATALANNGNNNNNSNNNDVFTRLASQPRPDSRLKKYRDKLNTDDYLMAIKRNMNREDENFMRCNWTFNGHDGGLLTLVLDEQNPSTLYSGGSDKNIKLWDLHTGDNMLDLSSPGPVRSLCINGSSGCMFSGGAERTVKVWDIRSPGNTNLCIFKTPSDVNCLVTYGNYVVSGLENGTFKVWDIRHMQKPLKTPLTTTPHHTGTIFSMSVTSKYLVTGSRDHTINLFHRDSFVLAQKLQPPHHDGVTSIAVLDDVIYSGSRDRTIKRWDVSSINNLINNNGENNSNNLITTQLAQQTVPILSNTPSNSNLIINNNNNIINNNNNNNNSSNNNKSSSAPSSTTSSLSSSLDNSTFSLLNQYQQNRLLNNAHNDWVNCLCIHNGMIFSGGKDSNIKGWDPLLSSNSLLLGHESSISCLTSSKEFLFSGSTDKCIKIWKC